A window of the Nyctibius grandis isolate bNycGra1 chromosome 9, bNycGra1.pri, whole genome shotgun sequence genome harbors these coding sequences:
- the ZEB2 gene encoding zinc finger E-box-binding homeobox 2, whose translation MKQQIMADGPRCKRRKQANPRRKNVVNYENVVETGSETDEEDKLHIAEDESAINTLDQETSPASVPNHESSPHVSQAALPREEEEDEMRESGVDHTWHNNEILQASVDGPEEMKEDYDTMGPEATIQTTGNNGTVKNANCTSDFEEYFAKRKLEEGEGHAVSIAEYLQRSDTAIIYPEAPEELSRLGTPEANGQEENDLPPGTPDAFAQLLTCPYCDRGYKRLTSLKEHIKYRHEKNEENFSCPLCNYTFAYRTQLERHMVTHKPGTDQHQMLTQGAGNRKFKCTECGKAFKYKHHLKEHLRIHSGEKPYECPNCKKRFSHSGSYSSHISSKKCIGLISVNGRMRNNIKTGSSPNSVSSSPTNSAITQLRNKLENGKPLSMSEQTGLLKIKTEPLDFNEYKVLMASHGFSATSPFMNGGLGATSPLGVHASAQSPMQHLGVGMEAPLLGFPAVGSNLSEVQKVLQIVDNTVSRQKMDCKAEEISKLKVYHMKDSCSQAEEQGVTSPSIPPVGLPVVSHNGATKSIIDYTLEKVNEAKACLQSLTTDSRRQLNNIKKEKLRTLIDLVTEDKMIENHNVSTPFSCQFCKESFPGPIPLHQHERYLCKMNEEIKAVLQPHENMVPNKPGVFDKQTLLLSSVLSEKGMTSPINPYKDHMSVLKAYYAMNMEPNSDELLKISIAVGLPQEFVKEWFEQRKVYQYSSSRSPSLERASAKVALAATNNTPTKDSLSARSPIKPVDSITSPSIAELHNSVTNCDTPLRLTKPSHFTNIKPVDKLDHSRSNTPSPLNLSSTSSKNSHSSSYTPNSFSSEELQAEPLDLSLPKQMKEPKSIIATKNKTKSNSVNLEHNSVSSSSENSDEPLNLTFIKKEFSNSNNLDKSTNPVFGMNPFSAKPLYTTLPPQSAFPPATFMPPVQTSIPGLRPYPGLDQMSFLPHMAYTYPAGAATFADMQQRRKYQRKQGFQGELLDGTPDYMSGLDDMTDSDSCLSRKKIKKTESGMYACDLCDKTFQKSSSLLRHKYEHTGKRPHQCQICKKAFKHKHHLIEHSRLHSGEKPYQCDKCGKRFSHSGSYSQHMNHRYSYCKREAEEREAAEREAREKGHLEPTELLMNRAYLQSITPQGYSDSEERESMPRDGESEKEHEKEGEDGYEKLGRQDGDEEFEEEEEESENKSMDTDPDTIRDEEETGDHSMDDSSEDGKMETKSDHEEDNMEDGM comes from the exons TAGTGAACTATGAAAATGTAGTGGAAACGGGTTCAGAAACAGATGAGGAGGACAAGCTACACATTGCTGAAGACGAGAGTGCTATCAACACGCTGGACCAGGAAACTAGCCCAGCCAGCGTGCCCAACCATGAGTCTTCCCCGCATGTGAGCCAAGCAGCGTTGcccagagaggaagaggaagatgaaatgAGGGAAAGCGGAGTAGATCACACCTGGCACAACAATGAGATCCTGCAAGCCTCTGTAGATGGTCCAG aagaaatgaaggaagatTATGACACTATGGGGCCTGAAGCCACAATTCAGACCACTGGAAACAATGGTACAG TGAAGAACGCAAATTGCACGTCGGACTTTGAGGAATATTTTGCCAAAAGGAAactggaggaaggagaagggcaTGCAGTCAGCATAGCAGAGTACCTGCAGCGCAGCGACACAGCCATTATTTACCCCGAAGCCCCCGAGGAACTGTCTCGCCTTGGCACTCCAGAGGCCAATGGGCAAGAAGAAAATG ACCTGCCACCTGGAACTCCAGATGCCTTCGCCCAACTGCTGACCTGCCCCTACTGCGACCGGGGCTACAAGCGCCTGACGTCCCTCAAGGAGCACATCAAGTACCGCCACGAGAAGAACGAGGAGAACTTCTCGTGCCCTCTCTGTAACTACACGTTTGCCTACCGCACCCAGCTCGAGCGGCATATGGTGACACACAAGCCAGGGACAGATCAG cACCAAATGCTGACCCAAGGAGCAGGCAATCGCAAGTTCAAATGCACTGAGTGTGGCAAGGCCTTCAAATATAAACACCATCTGAAGGAACACCTGCGAATTCACAGTG GTGAAAAACCATATGAGTGTCCAAACTGCAAGAAACGTTTCTCCCATTCTGGCTCCTACAGTTCGCACATCAGCAGCAAGAAGTGTATTGGTTTAATCTCTGTAAATGGCAGAATGAGAAACAATATCAAGACGGGTTCTTCTCCTAATTCTGTATCTTCCTCTCCTACTAATTCAGCCATTACACAGCTGAGAAACAAGCTGGAGAATGGCAAACCACTTAGTATGTCTGAACAAACAGGcctactgaaaattaaaacagaaccACTAGATTTCAATGAATATAAGGTTCTTATGGCCTCACATGGGTTTAGTGCAACTAGTCCTTTTATGAATGGTGGACTTGGAGCAACCAGCCCCTTAGGAGTTCATGCTTCTGCTCAAAGTCCAATGCAGCACTTAGGTGTAGGGATGGAAGCACCGTTGCTTGGGTTTCCTGCGGTAGGCAGTAATTTAAGTGAGGTGCAGAAGGTCCTACAGATTGTGGACAACACGGTTTCCAGGCAGAAAATGGACTGCAAGGCTGAAGAGATCTCCAAGTTGAAGGTTTACCATATGAAGGATTCATGCTCTCAAGCCGAGGAACAAGGAGTTACCTCCCCCAGTATTCCCCCCGTGGGTCTTCCAGTAGTAAGTCATAATGGTGCCACTAAAAGTATTATTGACTATACATTAGAGAAAGTCAATGAAGCCAAAGCTTGCCTCCAGAGCTTAACCACAGACTCAAGGAGGCAGCtcaataacattaaaaaagagaagctgcGAACCCTAATAGACCTGGTAACTGAAGATAAGATGATAGAGAACCATAACGTATCCACTCCATTTTCATGCCAGTTCTGTAAAGAAAGCTTTCCTGGTCCCATTCCGTTGCATCAGCATGAGCGTTACCTGTGTAAAATGAACGAAGAAATCAAGGCAGTCCTTCAGCCTCACGAGAACATGGTTCCCAACAAACCTGGAGTGTTTGATAAACAAACCCTCTTGCTGTCATCAGTACTTTCTGAGAAAGGAATGACTAGCCCCATCAACCCATACAAGGACCACATGTCTGTACTTAAAGCATATTATGCTATGAATATGGAACCCAACTCTGATGAACTACTGAAAATTTCCATTGCTGTTGGCCTTCCTCAGGAATTTGTGAAGGAATGGTTTGAACAAAGAAAAGTCTACCAGTATTCAAGTTCCAGGTCACCATCACTGGAAAGGGCCAGTGCCAAGGTGGCGCTGGCTGCCACCAACAACACTCCCACTAAAGACTCTTTGTCAGCCAGATCTCCAATAAAGCCTGTGGACTCTATAACTTCACCATCTATAGCTGAACTCCATAACAGTGTTACTAATTGTGATACTCCTCTCAGGCTAACAAAACCTTCTCATTTTACCAATATTAAACCAGTTGATAAATTGGACCACTCTAGGAGCAATACTCCTTCTCCTTTAAATCTTTCTTCCACATCTTCTAAAAACTCCCACAGTAGTTCTTACACTCCAAACAGTTTCTCTTCTGAGGAGCTTCAGGCTGAGCCTTTGGACTTGTCTTTACCAAAACAAATGAAGGAACCCAAAAGTATTATAGccacaaagaacaaaacaaaatctaatAGTGTAAATTTAGAACACAACAGTGTTTCTTCATCATCTGAAAACTCAGATGAGCCACTGAACTTGACTTTCATCAAGAAAGAGTTTTCTAATTCAAATAATCTGGATAAAAGCACTAACCCAGTATTTGGTATGAACCCATTTAGTGCCAAACCTTTATACACAACACTTCCACCACAGAGCGCGTTTCCCCCAGCCACTTTTATGCCACCAGTCCAGACCAGTATTCCTGGGCTGCGACCATACCCAGGACTAGATCAGATGAGCTTCCTACCACATATGGCCTATACTTACCCAGCTGGAGCAGCTACTTTTGCTGATATGCAGCAAAGGAGGAAGTACCAGCGGAAACAAGGATTTCAG GGAGAATTGCTTGATGGAACCCCAGACTACATGTCCGGCCTCGACGACATGACGGACTCCGACTCCTGTCTGTCCCGAAAGAAGATCAAGAAGACAGAAAGTGGCATGTACGCCTGTGACTTATGTGACAAGACATTCCAGAAGAGCAGTTCCCTGCTGCGACACAAATATGAGCACACAG GAAAAAGACCACACCAGTGTCAGATTTGCAAGAAAGCGTTTAAACACAAGCATCACCTGATCGAGCACTCGCGCCTGCACTCCGGGGAGAAGCCTTACCAGTGCGACAAGTGCGGCAAGCGCTTCTCGCACTCGGGGTCTTACTCACAGCACATGAATCACAGGTATTCCTACTGTAAGAGAGAGGCGGAGGAGAGGGAAGCGGCCGAGCGGGAAGCCCGTGAGAAGGGTCACTTAGAGCCCACTGAGCTACTGATGAACCGGGCCTATTTACAGAGCATCACTCCCCAGGGGTACTCTGactcagaggagagagaaagcatgCCGAGAGACGGCGAGAGCGAAAAGGAGCAcgagaaggaaggagaagatggGTATGAGAAGCTGGGAAGGCAGGATGGGGATGAGGAgtttgaggaagaggaggaggagagcgaAAATAAAAGTATGGATACAGATCCAGACACGATAAGAGATGAAGAGGAGACTGGCGATCACTCAATGGACGATAGTTCGGAAGATGGGAAAATGGAAACCAAATCAGATCACGAAGAAGACAATATGGAAGATGGCATGTAA